From a region of the Deinococcus metallilatus genome:
- a CDS encoding aspartate aminotransferase family protein: MTYINLKTQIPGPQSVALQQRRAEAVSRALAQSNGVAVKSARGSLVTDVDGNTFIDLAGGIGMMAVVHNHPKVVEAIQQQAAELIHPCALVVNFGGYPALAERLNALTPGDFPKKTLLANGGAEAVENAVKIARAYTGRAGVIVFEGGYHGRTNLTMSMTSKYGLFKKGFGPFASEVYRLPFPNPYRAPEGMTGEQWVNWCCWNLENALTAQIDGSALACIVIEPVLGEGGFIPTPVKFLRKIREICDRTGAVMIADEIQSGSGRTGRLYAIEHAGVVPDMIVSAKSLGAGMPISAVTGRAEIMDAPHLGGVGSTYGGSPVSCAAALAVLDILTEPGFLERGQTVERVVREVWEPLRGELPIGDIRGIGAMMAVEFVKDPVTKTPWMDLVAAAVPLAVQRGVLLMRAGLYSNCLRFLPALDIPEDMLREGLTAVADAVREAYRAAKAAEEVVPA; encoded by the coding sequence ATGACCTACATCAACCTCAAGACCCAAATCCCCGGCCCCCAGAGCGTCGCCCTCCAGCAGCGGCGGGCGGAGGCGGTCAGCCGGGCGCTGGCCCAGTCGAACGGCGTGGCCGTGAAGTCGGCGCGTGGCTCGCTGGTGACCGATGTGGACGGAAACACCTTCATCGACCTGGCGGGCGGCATCGGCATGATGGCGGTGGTCCACAACCACCCGAAAGTGGTGGAGGCCATCCAGCAGCAGGCCGCCGAGCTGATCCACCCCTGCGCGCTGGTGGTGAACTTCGGGGGCTACCCGGCGCTGGCCGAGCGGCTCAACGCCCTGACGCCTGGCGACTTCCCCAAGAAGACGCTGCTCGCCAACGGCGGCGCGGAAGCGGTGGAGAACGCGGTCAAGATCGCGCGGGCCTACACGGGCCGGGCGGGCGTGATCGTGTTCGAGGGCGGCTACCACGGGCGCACCAACCTCACCATGAGCATGACCAGCAAGTACGGCCTCTTCAAGAAGGGCTTCGGGCCGTTCGCCAGCGAGGTGTACCGCCTGCCCTTCCCCAACCCCTACCGCGCCCCCGAAGGGATGACGGGCGAGCAGTGGGTGAACTGGTGTTGCTGGAACCTGGAAAACGCGCTGACAGCCCAGATCGACGGCTCCGCGCTCGCCTGCATCGTGATCGAGCCGGTGCTGGGGGAAGGCGGCTTTATCCCCACGCCCGTGAAGTTCCTGCGGAAAATCCGCGAAATCTGTGACCGCACCGGCGCCGTGATGATCGCGGACGAGATTCAGAGCGGCAGCGGACGGACCGGGCGGCTGTACGCGATTGAACACGCGGGCGTGGTGCCCGACATGATCGTCAGCGCCAAGAGCCTGGGCGCCGGGATGCCCATCAGCGCCGTGACGGGCCGCGCCGAGATCATGGACGCCCCGCACCTGGGCGGCGTGGGCAGCACCTACGGCGGCAGCCCGGTGAGCTGCGCCGCAGCGCTGGCCGTGCTGGACATCCTCACCGAACCCGGCTTCCTGGAACGGGGGCAGACCGTGGAGCGCGTGGTGCGCGAGGTGTGGGAACCGCTGCGCGGCGAGCTGCCCATCGGGGACATTCGCGGCATCGGCGCGATGATGGCCGTGGAGTTCGTGAAGGACCCGGTCACCAAGACGCCCTGGATGGACCTGGTGGCCGCCGCCGTGCCGCTGGCCGTGCAGCGCGGCGTGCTGCTGATGCGCGCGGGCCTGTACTCCAACTGCCTGCGCTTCCTGCCCGCCCTCGACATCCCCGAGGACATGCTGCGCGAGGGTCTGACCGCCGTGGCGGACGCCGTGCGCGAGGCGTACCGTGCGGCGAAGGCGGCCGAGGAGGTGGTCCCCGCGTGA
- a CDS encoding GNAT family N-acetyltransferase, with amino-acid sequence MTATFIGRQVLATREDGRYVVVQAPADDAPALEAVQRACFPDLSEEEIATAGHFLSHQAHFPEGQLAVLDTDTGRLVASSSDLRLKVDFAHYAHPYLEETGDNLFTTHDPEGDWLYGADIGVHPDARGQGLATLLYGARHDLIRRLNLRGHVAGAMPKGYGAVAHDMPIEQYVLEVIRGERRDPVLSVQLKRGYGVWGIIPDYLEDDSCRNHGVFIVWRNPDYRPEAG; translated from the coding sequence GTGACGGCCACCTTCATCGGCCGCCAGGTCCTCGCTACGCGGGAAGATGGCCGTTACGTGGTGGTGCAGGCCCCCGCGGACGACGCCCCAGCCCTGGAAGCCGTGCAACGCGCCTGCTTCCCCGACCTCAGCGAGGAGGAGATCGCCACTGCGGGGCACTTCCTCTCTCATCAGGCGCACTTCCCTGAAGGGCAGCTCGCCGTGCTGGACACCGACACCGGGCGGCTGGTGGCCTCCAGCAGCGACCTGCGGCTGAAGGTCGACTTCGCCCACTACGCGCACCCGTACCTCGAAGAAACCGGCGACAACCTCTTCACCACGCACGACCCGGAAGGCGACTGGTTGTACGGCGCGGACATCGGCGTCCACCCCGATGCGCGCGGGCAGGGCCTCGCCACGCTGCTGTACGGCGCGCGGCACGACCTGATCCGCCGCCTGAATCTCAGGGGGCACGTGGCCGGGGCGATGCCGAAGGGGTATGGGGCCGTGGCCCATGACATGCCCATCGAACAGTATGTGCTGGAAGTGATCCGCGGCGAGAGGCGTGACCCGGTGCTGAGCGTGCAACTGAAGCGCGGCTACGGCGTGTGGGGCATCATCCCCGACTACCTGGAGGACGACTCCTGCCGCAACCATGGCGTCTTCATCGTGTGGCGCAACCCCGATTACCGCCCGGAGGCGGGGTGA
- a CDS encoding amidohydrolase, which translates to MSTTVYTGGPIYPHADGRAVEALAVRGGRVLHAGTLEDARAVAGRGAGVHDLGGHTLLPGLTDAHVHVWKVGQLRTTLLDLREANSLDDLARQVQQRHAELPPGAWLWGRGWNETRLGGTPDRALLDALAPGRPVLLTRTCAHIHAVSTAALDRAAILPDTPAPPGGEIDYERGRLTETAYGLVFGAMPAPTQAQYEEWILAGLTYLKSLGFTAVTDPAVDAPLYAAYRALDAAGKLPIRVNLLYIRRPDGGTETLPLPEKHFSPRLRCDSVKFFGDGGLSGATAAVSVPYRNMEPPSRGVLRFETEDLYGLAREAHVAGFRIGAHAIGDLALDQLLGVYARLEREYPGGPCHRIEHFGLPSAAHLRLARELRVIAVPQPVFLHELRANYDRFVPEELAGQVFPLRAFFDAGLDVAFSSDGPVVRELRPLAGVRAAVTEPYVPGMGVTLAQALGAYTRGGAVAHGDEHERGALAPGFLADLTLLGGDPFHTDPQDLPEIPVRGAFPAPSQAPAESEPV; encoded by the coding sequence GTGAGCACCACCGTCTATACCGGCGGCCCGATCTACCCCCACGCGGACGGGCGGGCGGTGGAGGCGCTGGCCGTGCGGGGCGGGCGCGTGCTGCATGCCGGGACGCTGGAAGATGCGCGGGCGGTGGCGGGAAGAGGAGCGGGGGTGCACGACCTGGGCGGTCACACCCTGCTCCCCGGCCTGACCGACGCCCATGTCCACGTCTGGAAAGTCGGCCAACTCCGCACGACCCTGCTCGACCTTCGGGAGGCCAACTCGCTGGACGACCTGGCCCGGCAGGTCCAGCAGCGCCATGCCGAACTGCCCCCCGGTGCCTGGCTGTGGGGGCGCGGCTGGAACGAGACGCGGCTGGGGGGTACACCGGACCGGGCGCTGCTGGACGCCCTCGCACCGGGGCGGCCCGTCCTGCTCACCCGCACCTGCGCGCACATCCACGCGGTCAGCACGGCGGCCCTGGACCGCGCGGCCATCCTCCCCGACACGCCCGCCCCCCCGGGCGGCGAGATCGACTACGAACGCGGACGGCTGACCGAAACGGCGTACGGGCTGGTCTTCGGCGCGATGCCCGCCCCCACGCAGGCGCAGTACGAGGAATGGATTCTGGCGGGGCTGACTTACCTGAAGTCCCTCGGCTTCACGGCGGTCACCGACCCGGCGGTGGACGCACCCCTCTACGCCGCCTACCGCGCGCTTGACGCAGCGGGGAAACTGCCCATCCGCGTGAACCTGCTGTATATCCGCCGCCCGGACGGCGGGACGGAGACGTTGCCCCTCCCCGAGAAGCACTTCTCGCCCCGGCTGCGCTGCGACAGCGTGAAGTTCTTCGGGGACGGCGGCCTCAGCGGCGCGACGGCGGCGGTCAGCGTGCCTTACCGCAACATGGAGCCGCCCAGCCGGGGCGTGCTGCGCTTCGAGACGGAAGACCTCTACGGGCTGGCCCGTGAGGCACATGTCGCCGGGTTCCGCATCGGTGCGCACGCTATCGGAGATCTGGCGCTGGACCAGCTCCTCGGCGTGTACGCGCGGTTGGAACGGGAATATCCCGGTGGCCCCTGCCACCGGATCGAGCATTTCGGCCTGCCCTCCGCTGCACACCTGCGCCTTGCCCGCGAGCTGAGGGTGATCGCCGTACCGCAACCCGTTTTCCTGCACGAGTTGCGCGCCAACTATGACCGCTTCGTGCCGGAGGAACTCGCCGGGCAGGTGTTCCCCTTGCGCGCCTTTTTCGACGCCGGACTCGACGTGGCCTTTTCCAGCGACGGCCCGGTGGTGCGCGAGCTGCGCCCCCTGGCGGGCGTGCGGGCGGCCGTGACCGAACCCTACGTGCCCGGCATGGGCGTGACGCTGGCGCAGGCCCTCGGCGCCTACACCCGTGGCGGGGCTGTCGCCCACGGCGACGAACACGAGCGCGGCGCCCTGGCCCCCGGTTTCCTCGCCGACCTCACCCTGCTGGGCGGCGACCCGTTTCATACTGATCCTCAAGACCTGCCGGAGATTCCGGTGCGCGGCGCCTTTCCCGCCCCTTCCCAGGCGCCCGCAGAAAGCGAGCCCGTATGA
- a CDS encoding NAD-dependent succinate-semialdehyde dehydrogenase translates to MTTLQNDPVTRSQAYFAGEWRSTPKTFEVIHPGTLESIGAVADCTPEDARRAIDAAEVALGEWRKVNPYQRGLILRRWYDLMFEHKEQLARLMTLEMGKPITETRGEVHYAASFIEWCAEEAGRISGERINMRFNHKRGLTSSEPVGIVYAVTPWNFPAGMITRKAAPALAAGCVMILKPAEQSPMTALYLAELWLEAGGPANTLQVLPTSDAAAFTAPFMEDERVRKVTFTGSTAVGRLLYTQAAKTIKRVSLELGGHAPFLIFADADLERAAREVIGSKFRNAGQTCISTNRVYVQREVAEEFTRILTEKTAQLVLGDPLLDTTNVGPVVEQAGLDKVQAQVEDALRRGAKATVGGSVKEGLYFHPTVLTDVAPDSLILREETFGPVAPVVVFDTEEEGLRLANDSEYGLAAYAYTRDLGRAWRVAEALEYGIVGINDGVPSASAPNVPFGGMKNSGVGREGGHWGLEEYLETKFISMGLD, encoded by the coding sequence ATGACCACCCTGCAAAACGATCCCGTGACCCGCAGCCAGGCCTACTTCGCCGGTGAATGGCGCAGCACCCCGAAGACCTTCGAGGTCATTCACCCCGGTACCCTGGAGAGTATCGGCGCGGTGGCCGACTGCACGCCCGAGGACGCCCGCCGCGCGATTGACGCCGCCGAGGTCGCCCTGGGGGAATGGCGGAAGGTCAACCCCTACCAGCGCGGCCTGATCCTGCGCCGCTGGTACGACCTGATGTTCGAGCACAAGGAGCAGCTCGCCCGCCTGATGACGCTGGAGATGGGCAAGCCGATCACCGAGACGCGCGGCGAGGTGCATTACGCGGCCTCCTTCATCGAGTGGTGCGCCGAGGAGGCCGGGCGCATCAGCGGCGAACGCATCAACATGCGCTTCAACCACAAGCGCGGCCTGACGAGCAGCGAGCCAGTGGGCATCGTCTACGCCGTCACCCCCTGGAACTTCCCCGCAGGCATGATCACCCGCAAGGCCGCGCCCGCCCTGGCCGCCGGGTGCGTGATGATTCTCAAGCCCGCCGAGCAGAGTCCCATGACCGCCCTGTACCTGGCCGAACTGTGGCTGGAAGCAGGCGGCCCGGCCAACACCCTGCAAGTCCTGCCTACCAGCGACGCCGCCGCCTTCACCGCCCCCTTCATGGAGGACGAGCGGGTCCGCAAGGTGACCTTCACCGGCAGCACTGCCGTGGGCCGCTTGCTGTACACCCAGGCCGCCAAGACCATCAAGCGCGTCTCGCTGGAACTCGGCGGCCACGCGCCCTTCCTGATCTTCGCGGACGCGGACCTGGAACGGGCCGCGCGCGAGGTGATCGGCTCCAAGTTCCGCAACGCCGGGCAGACCTGCATCAGCACCAACCGCGTGTACGTGCAGCGCGAGGTGGCCGAGGAATTCACCCGCATCCTCACCGAGAAGACCGCCCAACTGGTTCTGGGTGATCCGCTGCTGGACACCACGAATGTCGGCCCGGTGGTCGAGCAGGCGGGCCTGGACAAGGTTCAGGCGCAGGTGGAGGACGCGCTGCGCCGGGGTGCGAAAGCCACCGTCGGCGGCAGCGTGAAGGAGGGCCTGTACTTCCACCCCACCGTGCTGACCGACGTGGCCCCCGACAGCCTGATCCTGCGCGAGGAAACCTTCGGCCCGGTCGCGCCCGTCGTGGTCTTCGACACCGAGGAGGAAGGTCTGCGCCTCGCCAACGACAGCGAGTACGGCCTGGCCGCCTACGCCTACACCCGCGACCTGGGCCGCGCCTGGCGGGTGGCCGAGGCTCTGGAATACGGCATCGTCGGCATCAACGACGGCGTGCCGAGTGCCTCCGCGCCCAACGTGCCCTTCGGGGGAATGAAGAACAGCGGTGTGGGCCGGGAGGGCGGGCACTGGGGCCTCGAAGAGTATCTGGAAACCAAGTTCATCAGCATGGGCCTCGACTGA
- a CDS encoding M20/M25/M40 family metallo-hydrolase codes for MTARTTGRWAQCAEDWTRMLVRQGSITNSAGERDFAAALERRLRQRPAFADHPEYVRCLPTRDDPYARANVYALVRGRGRQTVVLTGHYDTVSTSNYGLLESAACDPDALLPRLIAHLEQHGRGAADARALQDLKTGHFLPGRGALDMKSGLAAGLAVAERFAAGDHDGNLLFLAVPDEEENSHGMRSAAGQLRELAQEWDLDLEAAINLDASIDHGAGEVGQAVYLGSVGKVLVGVLFVGRPTHAGAPFDGINPTLAQAEFIRLTEGQGHFNATPESSPPPPTVLQASDLKPHYDVTTPEYAWCALNVLLHHKPPEEVLTGIQEVARQAMERAARRQRDNAARLGVTLAADDAAPEALTYQDLLARVRAEQGEEALHTWQAQVREWAQDPALDVPTLTRRALQALVQLSGQPGPLAVVTFASLAYPAVHLGEDAPSRRLRAAVEETVHDLRTRQNVKMNVQEFFPFISDMSFVGQAVHPGSAALVAAQSPAAVRFAATGEAMVLPTVNLGPWGRDYHQQNERVYTPYAFEVLPEVLWQLTRRLLRRT; via the coding sequence ATGACCGCCCGCACCACTGGGCGCTGGGCGCAGTGTGCGGAGGACTGGACCCGGATGCTGGTCCGGCAGGGGAGCATCACCAACTCGGCCGGGGAACGGGACTTCGCGGCTGCGCTGGAACGGCGACTCCGGCAACGCCCGGCCTTCGCGGATCACCCCGAGTACGTCCGCTGCCTCCCCACCCGGGACGATCCCTACGCGCGCGCCAACGTCTACGCGCTGGTGCGGGGACGGGGCCGCCAGACGGTGGTGCTGACCGGCCATTACGACACGGTCAGCACCTCCAACTACGGCCTGCTGGAATCGGCCGCGTGCGACCCGGACGCCCTGCTGCCCCGGCTGATCGCCCACCTGGAGCAGCACGGCCGGGGCGCCGCCGACGCCCGCGCCCTGCAAGACCTGAAGACGGGGCACTTTCTGCCCGGACGCGGGGCGCTCGACATGAAAAGCGGCCTGGCCGCAGGGCTCGCCGTCGCGGAGCGGTTCGCGGCGGGTGACCATGACGGCAACCTGCTCTTTCTGGCCGTGCCGGACGAGGAGGAGAACTCCCACGGGATGCGCAGCGCCGCCGGGCAACTGCGCGAGCTGGCCCAGGAATGGGACCTGGACCTGGAGGCGGCCATCAACCTGGATGCCAGCATCGACCACGGCGCGGGCGAGGTGGGGCAGGCGGTGTATCTGGGCAGCGTCGGGAAGGTGCTGGTAGGCGTGCTGTTCGTGGGGCGGCCTACCCACGCCGGGGCACCCTTCGACGGGATCAACCCGACGCTGGCGCAGGCGGAATTCATTCGCCTCACCGAGGGCCAGGGGCACTTCAACGCCACGCCCGAATCCAGCCCGCCGCCCCCGACGGTCCTCCAGGCCAGCGACCTCAAGCCGCACTACGACGTGACCACACCCGAGTACGCCTGGTGCGCCCTGAACGTGCTGCTGCACCACAAGCCGCCCGAGGAGGTGCTGACCGGCATCCAGGAGGTCGCGCGGCAGGCGATGGAACGGGCCGCCCGGCGCCAGCGGGACAACGCGGCCCGGCTGGGCGTGACCCTGGCGGCAGACGACGCGGCGCCGGAAGCCCTGACCTATCAGGACCTGCTGGCCCGGGTGCGCGCGGAGCAGGGGGAGGAAGCGCTGCACACCTGGCAGGCCCAGGTCCGCGAGTGGGCGCAGGACCCGGCCCTGGACGTGCCGACCCTGACCCGCCGCGCCTTGCAGGCCCTGGTGCAGTTGTCCGGCCAGCCGGGGCCGCTGGCGGTGGTCACCTTCGCCTCCCTCGCGTACCCGGCCGTTCACCTGGGCGAGGACGCGCCGAGCCGACGGCTGAGGGCCGCCGTCGAGGAAACCGTCCATGACCTGCGAACCCGCCAGAACGTAAAGATGAACGTGCAGGAGTTCTTCCCGTTCATCTCCGACATGAGCTTTGTCGGGCAGGCGGTCCATCCCGGGAGCGCGGCCCTGGTCGCCGCCCAGTCTCCGGCGGCGGTTCGCTTCGCCGCGACCGGGGAGGCGATGGTCCTCCCGACCGTGAATCTGGGGCCGTGGGGCCGGGACTACCATCAGCAGAACGAGCGGGTCTACACCCCCTACGCCTTCGAGGTCCTGCCGGAAGTGCTGTGGCAACTCACCCGGCGGCTCCTCAGGAGGACGTGA
- a CDS encoding dimethylarginine dimethylaminohydrolase family protein yields MTQTTPPQTDQPQTNQPFHQSMTAPLRRVLVRRPDQAFAVEDPEAWHYAARPDLAAAQAEHDAFTDILRKHGAEVVYHDMEQPGRADSVFVYDPALITREGAILLNPGKALRQGEQDALGRRLEELGVPVLGRLTGEQYAEGGDMFWLDDQTLAIGRTFRTTQAGVDALRALLEPRGVEVQVYDMPVGDGADACLHLMSVISPVAPDAAVVYPRLMPVPLWQELQRRGLRLIEVPDAEFPTQGSNVLAITPAVCLMLAGNPVTRTRLEDAGFTVESYVGNELSLKAEGGPTCLTKPLVRRA; encoded by the coding sequence ATGACCCAGACCACCCCGCCCCAGACCGACCAGCCCCAAACCAACCAACCCTTCCACCAGAGCATGACCGCCCCCCTTCGCCGCGTGCTGGTCCGGCGGCCCGACCAGGCCTTCGCCGTCGAGGACCCGGAAGCCTGGCACTATGCGGCCCGGCCCGACCTGGCTGCCGCGCAGGCCGAACACGACGCCTTCACCGACATCCTCCGCAAGCACGGGGCCGAGGTCGTGTATCACGACATGGAGCAGCCGGGCCGGGCCGACTCGGTGTTCGTGTACGACCCGGCCCTGATCACCCGCGAGGGGGCCATCCTCCTGAACCCCGGCAAGGCGCTGCGCCAGGGGGAACAGGACGCGCTGGGCCGCCGCCTGGAGGAGCTGGGGGTGCCGGTCCTGGGCCGCCTGACCGGCGAGCAGTATGCCGAGGGGGGCGACATGTTCTGGCTGGACGACCAGACGCTCGCCATCGGGCGGACCTTCCGCACCACCCAGGCGGGTGTGGACGCCCTGCGCGCCCTGCTGGAGCCGCGCGGCGTGGAGGTCCAGGTGTACGACATGCCGGTGGGCGACGGGGCGGACGCCTGCCTGCACCTGATGTCGGTGATCAGTCCGGTCGCCCCGGACGCGGCGGTGGTCTATCCCCGCCTGATGCCCGTCCCGCTCTGGCAGGAACTCCAGCGGCGCGGCCTGCGGCTGATCGAGGTGCCCGATGCCGAATTTCCCACCCAGGGGTCGAACGTGCTGGCGATCACGCCTGCGGTCTGCCTGATGCTGGCGGGCAACCCGGTCACCCGCACGCGCCTGGAAGACGCCGGATTCACCGTCGAAAGCTACGTCGGCAACGAGCTTTCGCTGAAGGCGGAGGGCGGCCCCACCTGCCTGACCAAGCCCCTGGTGCGCCGGGCATGA
- a CDS encoding ABC transporter substrate-binding protein, with amino-acid sequence MFKWKRAISLLSLGALGWAGAAAIPTLLTPGSLTIGTDPTYAPFIYLKGKTLTGFEVELMNEVARRLDLKPVWKYQPFDNLLIGLNQNRFDIVVGSHGITPERLKAVDFSTPDYCSGGVILSRAGGPRTVADLRGKVVAVQVGTTYYQRLRAVPGVGEIRTLPGDPEALQHLLSGRSDAFVTDRFVALAAQAKAPPGKLQLGSMLFQEKIGFAVKKGNTAVTNAVDGALKSMMQDGTYEKISRKYFNTDIRCK; translated from the coding sequence ATGTTCAAGTGGAAGCGGGCGATATCGCTGCTGTCTCTGGGCGCGCTGGGGTGGGCGGGGGCCGCGGCCATTCCCACGCTCCTGACCCCGGGCAGCCTCACCATCGGGACCGACCCGACCTACGCGCCCTTCATCTACCTCAAGGGCAAGACGCTCACCGGGTTCGAGGTCGAACTGATGAACGAGGTGGCCCGCCGCCTGGACCTCAAACCCGTGTGGAAGTACCAGCCCTTCGACAACCTGCTGATCGGGCTGAACCAGAACCGCTTCGACATCGTGGTGGGGTCGCACGGCATCACTCCTGAGCGGCTCAAGGCGGTGGATTTCAGCACACCGGACTACTGCTCGGGCGGCGTGATTCTCAGCCGCGCGGGCGGTCCCCGGACGGTCGCGGACCTCCGGGGCAAGGTGGTCGCCGTGCAGGTGGGCACGACCTACTACCAGCGGCTGCGCGCCGTGCCGGGCGTGGGGGAAATCCGCACCCTACCCGGCGACCCGGAGGCGCTCCAGCACCTGCTCTCCGGCCGCTCCGACGCCTTTGTCACCGACCGCTTCGTGGCGCTGGCGGCGCAGGCCAAGGCCCCGCCCGGCAAGCTCCAACTGGGGTCCATGCTGTTTCAGGAAAAGATCGGCTTCGCGGTGAAGAAGGGCAATACCGCCGTCACCAACGCGGTTGACGGTGCGCTGAAAAGCATGATGCAGGACGGCACCTACGAGAAGATTTCCCGCAAGTACTTCAACACCGACATTCGCTGCAAGTAA
- a CDS encoding AraC family transcriptional regulator — MRGRTAALPTGAVRGDEGLPERQESAQLWRLPNLPDLTLFAASFVRHTFVPHAHEHYVIAVHEAGLDRGTVGRRTVIVRPGTLSFLHPGEVHADQPGDQSGFAYRAFYPEPRLLQHIWRDLTGQDSLPHFRTNLCEDAALFARLQDLHRRLQQSRDLLEQESLLVSTFAHLLLQLAVPAARPLSLRPEKGGILRARDLLEADLSASPSLEVLAGVANLSPTHFLRAFRETCGLTPHAYLVQRRVQQAARLLEGGERPGQVAQSVGFVDQSHLNRHFKRLLGVTPAHYRRAWHS; from the coding sequence ATGAGGGGAAGAACAGCCGCGCTTCCAACCGGAGCGGTGCGGGGCGACGAAGGGTTGCCCGAACGGCAGGAATCGGCCCAGTTGTGGCGGTTGCCGAACCTGCCCGACCTGACGCTGTTCGCGGCGAGTTTCGTCCGCCACACCTTCGTGCCGCACGCCCACGAGCATTACGTCATCGCGGTGCATGAGGCGGGACTGGACCGGGGGACGGTCGGCCGCCGCACAGTAATCGTCCGTCCGGGGACCCTCAGTTTTCTGCATCCGGGTGAGGTTCACGCGGATCAGCCGGGGGATCAGAGCGGCTTTGCCTACCGGGCCTTTTACCCTGAACCGCGCCTGCTCCAGCACATCTGGCGCGACCTCACCGGTCAGGACAGCCTGCCGCACTTCAGGACGAATCTCTGCGAGGACGCCGCCCTTTTCGCGCGGCTTCAGGACCTCCACCGCCGCCTCCAGCAGTCGCGGGACCTGCTGGAGCAGGAGAGCCTGCTGGTTTCGACCTTCGCGCACCTGCTCCTCCAACTGGCGGTCCCGGCGGCGCGGCCCCTGAGTCTGAGGCCGGAGAAGGGGGGCATCCTGCGCGCCCGCGACCTGCTGGAAGCCGACCTCAGCGCCAGCCCTTCGCTGGAGGTGCTGGCCGGGGTCGCCAACCTGAGTCCCACTCACTTTCTGAGGGCCTTCCGCGAAACCTGCGGCCTGACCCCCCACGCCTACCTGGTACAGCGCCGCGTCCAGCAGGCGGCCCGACTGCTCGAAGGGGGCGAACGGCCGGGGCAGGTCGCGCAGAGCGTCGGGTTCGTGGACCAGAGCCACCTGAACCGCCACTTCAAACGCCTGCTGGGCGTCACGCCCGCCCATTACCGCCGCGCCTGGCATTCCTGA
- a CDS encoding ComEA family DNA-binding protein has protein sequence MKRLPSLALLVALAAAGLAGAQSSHTGKAPAKPMTGMNHCAQVLNAKVNLNRASLADLQCLKGVSLTVAKDIVANRPFKDGNDFARKIEVIGHRLWQDNQASLTF, from the coding sequence ATGAAGCGTTTGCCGTCCCTTGCCCTGCTCGTTGCCCTCGCCGCTGCCGGTCTGGCTGGTGCCCAGAGCAGCCACACCGGGAAGGCTCCGGCCAAGCCCATGACCGGGATGAACCACTGCGCCCAGGTCCTGAACGCCAAAGTGAACCTGAACCGGGCGAGCCTGGCGGACCTCCAGTGTCTCAAGGGCGTGTCCCTGACCGTCGCCAAGGACATCGTCGCCAACCGGCCCTTCAAGGACGGCAACGACTTCGCCCGCAAGATCGAAGTGATCGGCCACCGACTCTGGCAGGACAACCAGGCCAGCCTCACCTTCTAA
- a CDS encoding branched-chain amino acid ABC transporter permease — MQIFDPTIFPILAADGLTNGAVYALLALALVLVFAVTRIIFIPMGEFVVFGTLTLASLQLGKVPGTLSLLLVLLGVAALMEAFTQARRGQTGRGLLTLLGAALLGAALWALAGWIVPLKPPLGVQVLLTLLLVAPLGPLVYRTVYQPLQNATVLVLLIASVALHLVLTGLALVFFGPEGSRTPPFAPGNVTLGQVTLSQQSLLVILVSALLMLGLYFFFERTMPGKALRATAVNRLGARLVGISPSSAGMLTFTLAALIGGLGGVLIGPSVAMTYDSGFLIGLKGFIGAIIGGLVSYPLAAAGALLVGLIESFASFSLSAWKEVIVFTLILPVLLWRSLTTRHIPEDEE; from the coding sequence ATGCAGATCTTCGACCCCACGATTTTTCCGATTCTGGCGGCGGACGGGCTGACCAACGGAGCGGTGTACGCGCTGCTGGCGCTGGCGCTGGTGCTGGTGTTCGCCGTCACGCGCATCATCTTCATCCCGATGGGCGAGTTCGTCGTCTTCGGCACGCTGACGCTCGCCTCCCTGCAACTGGGCAAGGTGCCGGGGACCCTGTCCCTGCTGCTGGTGCTGCTGGGTGTCGCGGCGCTGATGGAAGCCTTCACGCAGGCCAGGCGCGGCCAGACCGGCCGGGGGTTGCTGACCCTGCTGGGCGCGGCGCTGCTCGGGGCCGCCCTTTGGGCCCTGGCGGGCTGGATCGTCCCGCTCAAACCGCCCCTGGGGGTGCAGGTCCTCCTGACGCTGCTGCTGGTCGCCCCCCTGGGGCCGCTGGTCTACCGCACGGTGTACCAGCCGCTCCAGAACGCCACCGTGCTGGTGCTGCTGATCGCCTCGGTGGCGCTGCATCTGGTGCTGACCGGGCTGGCGCTGGTGTTCTTCGGGCCGGAAGGCTCGCGCACGCCGCCCTTCGCTCCCGGGAACGTCACCCTCGGGCAGGTCACCCTGAGTCAGCAGAGCCTGCTGGTGATCCTGGTGTCGGCCCTGCTGATGCTGGGGCTGTACTTCTTCTTCGAGCGCACCATGCCGGGCAAGGCGCTGCGCGCCACCGCCGTCAACCGGCTGGGGGCACGGCTGGTCGGCATCAGCCCTTCCTCGGCGGGGATGCTGACCTTCACGCTGGCGGCGTTGATCGGGGGGCTGGGCGGCGTGCTGATCGGTCCCAGCGTCGCCATGACCTACGACTCCGGCTTCCTGATCGGCCTCAAGGGGTTTATCGGGGCGATCATCGGCGGGCTGGTGAGTTATCCGCTCGCGGCGGCGGGGGCGTTGCTGGTCGGTCTGATCGAGAGTTTTGCTTCCTTCAGCCTGTCGGCCTGGAAGGAAGTGATCGTGTTCACGCTGATCCTGCCCGTGCTGCTGTGGCGGTCGCTGACCACCCGGCACATCCCGGAGGATGAAGAATGA